Below is a window of Bombus pascuorum chromosome 16, iyBomPasc1.1, whole genome shotgun sequence DNA.
acaAGTATTTCCCTACtgataacatttaaaaagaaaatatttatttcttgttaAATCATTAAGACATTTATGCGCATATTTTGcacgatttaaatttaaaaaatatttttctagtagataaataattgaaaattaatgtatagtatgtatttttataaccttttaataacaacattttctaattgtacattaacttacaattagtttaaTCTTTTActcgaaaataataaagtatagcttattatttaatattgcgTATGTATAACATTAACATAATGTTTCTTTCTAGTTTTAATGTTGCTTTAACATCGAAGATCATTGGCAACACTATCTAACAAGATTATAATCTTTGGCAGTCTTGTTTCGaacagaaacaaaattgttctgttttattaatatagtatagtataatatagtaGAAAACTACTAATATTTTAGGATGAATTGtgtttatatatacatgtatatgatCGTAACCATAGTGGCCGGTGACACCAAACTCCCTCTGTGTTCTTACCTATAATTAATTCTAGTTCTAGCAGCGACTCATAGATGTCGCATTTAATGTTTTGATTGTAGTAGTAAGCTTACAAATGGCCATGTTCTGGCGCACGCGGTTACGTTCTCGAGTTACGTTGTTGATAGcagaatatagaattattaaagaGGCTAAGTAGTATATGATAGACAATAAGTTACAGAATAACGACagattatacaattttccaaatatcataatttttacattgactttaaataaaaaacaatgaaaattattaatctaatgattttattgtttatacaaCGTATTTATAACTTAGTGATATTCCAATTATTTGTGTTTATAGAGATTGATGTTCTCAGtgcatttattttctaaattaatagaTAAGCTTATAGGTATACAACACATTATGTTTCTGCATTTCATAAAGATTTATGGACTGGATATATAATTGCTTAAAAACCACATTgatattcaatttcattataaacGAGGCTCAAACAAGATTcgaatatatatgtagtacattttaaataaattataaaggcagtatattttaatacgttgTTAAATCAATATTAAGTGTGACTATATTagttaacaattattatttatctggTTCTCACATGTTATTCACTTAATTACCTTTATTGaagttatttacatttttagtGTGGAACATGTCTAATATTACGCAGATATTCATATCCATTATAAACAGAAATCATTGTTTAAAACAAAACGTGTTGTTACAAACGCCTTGTGTAAGGCATTCAAGTTCTACAAAACAAACGCCAGCTACGTATTGTTCGGAATTGGTTAGGTATTTTATAGTTACTGaataatgaatatatgtatagtagtTAACAGTTATGGTTATTTTAGATGTTTACATGCTGTTCATTTTAaatcttatattatttctagcattatttgttattatataagtgaataattaaataaatgagaaaatgttaataattatactttgaGGAAACATTAAATTTCCCAAAGTTGTAAACcagttaataaataatcaaagatatatatatatatatagaatgtcattaaataaattgttactttttacattttgttattttcttccaGAAAACATGATTATGAAAACTTTCTGTGTACATTGCTATTGTCAAACAAAAGTGAAGCGGCCGCATTTGCAATTCGTGCATTTAATGTTGAAGTAGCTCAAATAAGAGATCAAGTGCGTGATTATAAAATAGGAGAAATGAGATTACAATTTTGGTCAGACGCactaaataatacatataaaggAAATCCTCCAAGAAATCCTGTTATGTTGGAGTTACATAGAGTATGATCTTATTTTCTTATCTGTTCGGTTCtctgtattatttattgtctcataaattataacaattgtAAGAGAAATCTTTGCAGATTTTACAGAAACATTCTCTTTCTAAACATTATTTCAAACGTTTAATTGATATAAGGCTTGATAAACTTCGGGATTATTCATTTCATAATATgagtgaaatagaaaaatatgcgGAATACAGTAGTTCTTCCATTTACTATCTTCTTTTACAAGCACACggtgtaaataatattaatgctGATCATGCTGCCAGTCATATGGGAAAGGCACATGGCATTGTTAACTTACTTCGATCGATTCCTTATAATGCCAGTAAAAGAGTGAATATGTTACCAcaagatattttaatgaaacacaGTGTCTCTACAGAAGCTGTATTACAGGGCCAATCCAGTAAAAATCTTCAAGATGTAATATATGATGTAGCTTCCtatggaaaattacatctaGATGCTGTAAGTACATACCAAGTGCagaattaaaatggaaatggataaagtagaaaatgaaaaaaaggaacggaTTATATTTGATCTTTTAATATACTATAGAAGTTTCCTTATTTTTAGACAATTTCTCTTAAACATAGTATGGGAAAAGAAGCAAACTTAATCTTTTTACCAATTATTTGTTTGCAAAAGtacttaaataaattaaggAAAGCAGactttgatatatttaatgcaaaaCTACAGAAAAGAGATAATTTACTTCCTCTATACTTGTATTGGAGAAgttttatgtattaaattcgatatacttttaattaagaTTATCTTTCGATTAAAGTGTTGtaagatatttgaaataataattatatcataatacagttgaactaaatattattttagtacCTTGTAAGAATAAGAGAATTTcaacatattattaattttaacagtttacttttgtaatatacgttttaattattatgtttatatagAATATGTAGAAGGAATGGGATAATCGATTGACAAACCTTTTGATAAAAACTTTTCTCCATATTTTATCAGAACAGATTTGTaggattaaaataattaagtaatttacattgtgtgtgtgtgtgtgtgtgtattcTATTCATTTTTGCTGAACGTTACTTGCTTGTATGGGAACTTGTATTTTTTGAAAAGTGAGAGTAACAAAGTAATTCTGATTGTAAAAACCACCTGAAGGATAccgcaaataaaaatttgtattggaCAGTGTAATATCGCACAATCTATTTATAGGAATTAAGCAACAGTTTCTAAAACTTCAACTAAAATATATCTGTTTTATGAATTATGGAAATAACTTGTATAATTTTCACACTCCATTTCTGTAGTATTCAAAGATAAGTCACCAGTACTACAAGGTATTGTAGGTATATTCGAACCTTGAACAGTGAAACCATGATAATCTTCTTGTTCTGATTCTGTAGAACATGGTAAATTCAAATGGGTAGATACTAGTAGTTCATTTGTAGATTTGTCCTGTTGTGTGTCAAAATCACTTTGTGTATCCAAACTTATAAGACTTGTTTCATCCTCTGCTTTGCTCACATCAAAACTGTCATCACCaatgaaagaaggaaaatcaAAAGTAGGAGACGGTGTAATACAATCTTCTATTAAAGAAGTTCTCACATCGTTTTGTGGTgtggaattattaattgtgGCAGGACAAACCTGTTGTTACAAGTATCTATTTATAATGAATttgttaattgaaaatttattaattaaaaagatttcttACTTGTGGAATAATTGGAGGTGGTAACTGATAACTTTCAATATCTTCACAATCTAAATTAGTAGGCAATCTTTGGCTATGTGTAATTAACAATGGAGTTCTGTCTAAAACCGTGTTCACTTCCGACTTCATTTCATCCTGAAATTGTaacatcttttcttttaagtttAATGCTTCAGTCATTATTTCTGCAGTTTTGGCTTTCATTTCATCAAGGAGGGTTATATCTTCGCACATTAAGTGCAGACTCTGCACATATGTGAAAATGaattatactaaaaatatttaattagtaatttaatatcattaaagAATAATGTAGTATGTACTTCACATATCATTAAAGCAGATTCCCATGTATTAGCAGGTACACGTTCTCCAGACATATAAGcattaaaatctttttcgtCCATATTTAATGATTCAGCtgtcaaattttcaataaaagatACAGCACAAcactgaaattattattattagtattattatcgttgttgttgttgttatttcaTTACGTTAAATGTCATATAAGGGAAGCtaattgtttttattcatTGATTGTTTCACTATAAAATAGTAGTAATCttcttgataaatattaaaataaatgttaccAGATTTGTGAAGTAATATCCACCTTCCCCTGTCATTAACCTGCTTGCATTACAGAACctagtaataaaattgatgttACTTTTAAGACGAGCAGGATTAGCTTTTagaacgatgaaaattaaGGCAGGAAGGAATTCATCTGCAGATGCAGGCCCACCAACAGATTGTTGTaacattacaaatatattgcGACAACAATAAATAACGCAAGAAAGCTTTTCTTGTGGAGCTTTTGCAGAATccatatttaataaatctacAACAAATTAGtaagctatttttaaataatcggTGAATAAATCTAACACATTCaataattggaaatattgGAGATTAACATAACTGattaaaacttttttaataacaaaccAGTTATGGAAGTATAAACAAGTTCTCTAACTTCAGAACTGGTTTCATGTATTCGACATTCCAAATTTTTTCCGCTAACCCAGTTCAATTGCCGAATTCTGTAATTATCATAACTGTCATTCTATTTTATctgaaatgttattaatttgaCTTATGAATAAGGTGAACCTTTTCTGTATTGCCAAGTCTTTCTCTTCGTCGTTTGTAAAAGGTGGACAAAACAGAATTCTGTACAGCAAAGTCATTGCATATCTTTCTACataatctaataatttttctttaacttcTGGCGATATATCtgaaatagtaaattaaagATGTTCATGTTGTAACTACTTTTAAGACACTAATTTGTTAATGTCca
It encodes the following:
- the LOC132915130 gene encoding rab5 GDP/GTP exchange factor, producing the protein MYSIKTPTLRIDEADLKCKNGCGFYGNAEWEGYCSKCYREYLQKQRSETECNVCGQSASSNKNAISAYQKYEEKKVQQEKKYKLLNISFRKPVAKVQGYQELLYELTKDNPDLEKVKADNRDLIGIIAKTPVEKDVRKCMHSFIIEILQNKDVKRIEELSEITQTFYQVFAKRLENSVKYADISPEVKEKLLDYVERYAMTLLYRILFCPPFTNDEEKDLAIQKRIRQLNWVSGKNLECRIHETSSEVRELVYTSITDLLNMDSAKAPQEKLSCVIYCCRNIFVMLQQSVGGPASADEFLPALIFIVLKANPARLKSNINFITRFCNASRLMTGEGGYYFTNLCCAVSFIENLTAESLNMDEKDFNAYMSGERVPANTWESALMICESLHLMCEDITLLDEMKAKTAEIMTEALNLKEKMLQFQDEMKSEVNTVLDRTPLLITHSQRLPTNLDCEDIESYQLPPPIIPQVCPATINNSTPQNDVRTSLIEDCITPSPTFDFPSFIGDDSFDVSKAEDETSLISLDTQSDFDTQQDKSTNELLVSTHLNLPCSTESEQEDYHGFTVQGSNIPTIPCSTGDLSLNTTEMECENYTSYFHNS
- the LOC132915133 gene encoding NADH dehydrogenase (ubiquinone) complex I, assembly factor 6, which encodes MSNITQIFISIINRNHCLKQNVLLQTPCVRHSSSTKQTPATYCSELVRKHDYENFLCTLLLSNKSEAAAFAIRAFNVEVAQIRDQVRDYKIGEMRLQFWSDALNNTYKGNPPRNPVMLELHRILQKHSLSKHYFKRLIDIRLDKLRDYSFHNMSEIEKYAEYSSSSIYYLLLQAHGVNNINADHAASHMGKAHGIVNLLRSIPYNASKRVNMLPQDILMKHSVSTEAVLQGQSSKNLQDVIYDVASYGKLHLDATISLKHSMGKEANLIFLPIICLQKYLNKLRKADFDIFNAKLQKRDNLLPLYLYWRSFMY